In Candidatus Poribacteria bacterium, one DNA window encodes the following:
- a CDS encoding DUF11 domain-containing protein, translated as MKKGMLIISLLLMLFPALSRSRIVKREGVDIPTRVVIIKEGDTLRKLAEEYLGSKDRWREFLKVNIISDPELIMPGERLYVPILPRETSISNGHPAMLILQPTEDDTPEIDVNPVMTEHLIVVRAIDSKGNPVPNVRVEWVLSDFPGSTGDIVEADDEGKVNNRYAVTYTNSSSLDLKRNPRDGRSLKLEPGDTWVGISATYPGQTKVIAICPSIPMSSQRTAYVTCQWLDIAWEFPPDSVSVVNFSDNARNAIRLRTKVFKATDGSPIEGMKVSYSILKTEGLIEALFEDGAKQITLQTDAKGLAEAALGLTEPGLGKALIGVELFDRSGQIISKGEVSTEWKAPQLKISVRGPAKANMMEKVKLQIELSNSGTSPARKVRLNLASEGFRLVGSIPNIDEIAPGKKMQVSVEILPLRPGSQKCTISALSAEGIQSIGEANMEVIPPRLKLSINGPEITAPGSQITYTLSLSNEGNRSIDGVELKAHIPTEGMKLVRAIDGEADEKRETVTWKSGRVSPGSSKSFTMILTPLREGIWEIKGEAIYGDMSLTDGTITRVTAPKLSLTPSHDILAAKVGRSYEIELNLTNSGTSDADDVRIEIIAPDGVEIDGGKNEVQIGRIGTGESKPVKLEIVPTSPGRYELNFEAISPRGGSAKAAITLVAVAKPELKVEISDSEDPVILGNGFSYTILVTNVGSAKAEAVKLMDEIPSKLKYLDAKSPIGQPALKDGILSLDLGEIGPGDKIKVTLDVKAVEEGDVINRVTLQFAGPGGKITAEEMTSIINPEGK; from the coding sequence ATGAAAAAGGGGATGCTTATCATATCGCTTCTCCTTATGCTTTTTCCCGCTTTATCCCGGTCGCGAATAGTTAAACGCGAGGGTGTGGATATACCCACCAGGGTGGTGATCATCAAGGAAGGCGATACGCTGCGCAAGCTCGCCGAGGAATATCTGGGCTCGAAGGACAGATGGCGGGAGTTCCTGAAGGTCAACATCATCTCCGATCCCGAACTCATCATGCCCGGGGAGAGACTATATGTTCCCATCCTACCCCGTGAAACCTCCATTTCGAACGGCCATCCGGCCATGTTGATCCTTCAGCCTACGGAGGATGACACGCCCGAGATCGACGTTAACCCGGTGATGACGGAGCATCTGATCGTCGTCAGGGCGATCGATTCTAAGGGCAACCCCGTGCCCAACGTGAGGGTGGAGTGGGTGTTGAGCGATTTTCCCGGTTCGACCGGCGATATCGTCGAGGCAGATGACGAAGGTAAGGTGAACAACAGATATGCCGTCACATATACCAATTCCTCATCGCTCGATCTGAAACGAAATCCCAGGGACGGCAGGAGCTTGAAATTGGAGCCGGGCGATACGTGGGTGGGGATATCGGCGACATATCCGGGGCAGACAAAGGTTATAGCTATTTGTCCTTCCATACCCATGAGCTCTCAGAGAACCGCATATGTCACCTGTCAATGGTTGGATATCGCGTGGGAGTTTCCCCCTGACTCCGTGAGTGTGGTGAATTTCTCGGATAACGCCCGCAACGCGATAAGGCTCAGAACGAAGGTTTTCAAGGCTACAGATGGCTCTCCAATCGAGGGAATGAAGGTGAGCTATTCGATTCTGAAGACCGAGGGACTGATAGAGGCGCTTTTTGAAGATGGAGCCAAGCAGATAACCCTTCAGACCGATGCTAAGGGTCTCGCCGAGGCTGCCTTGGGATTGACCGAGCCGGGGCTGGGGAAGGCACTTATAGGGGTTGAACTGTTCGATCGATCGGGACAGATCATAAGCAAAGGGGAGGTATCAACGGAGTGGAAAGCACCCCAGTTGAAGATATCGGTCCGTGGACCTGCAAAGGCGAACATGATGGAAAAGGTAAAGCTGCAGATCGAGCTCTCCAATTCAGGGACATCCCCTGCCAGAAAGGTTCGTCTGAACCTGGCATCCGAGGGTTTCAGACTTGTTGGGTCGATCCCGAATATCGATGAGATAGCTCCAGGCAAAAAGATGCAGGTGTCTGTTGAGATATTGCCTCTCAGGCCGGGAAGCCAAAAATGTACCATTTCAGCCCTTTCAGCGGAGGGGATACAGAGCATAGGAGAGGCGAACATGGAGGTTATCCCTCCTCGGCTCAAGCTGTCGATAAACGGACCGGAGATAACAGCCCCTGGTTCGCAGATCACATATACGCTCTCCCTGAGCAATGAGGGCAACCGCTCGATCGATGGCGTTGAATTGAAGGCTCATATCCCCACTGAGGGGATGAAGCTCGTGAGGGCGATCGATGGGGAGGCGGATGAGAAAAGGGAAACGGTTACGTGGAAGAGCGGCCGTGTCTCACCTGGGAGTTCGAAATCCTTCACGATGATTCTTACCCCATTAAGGGAGGGGATCTGGGAGATAAAAGGGGAGGCGATCTACGGCGATATGAGCCTTACGGATGGGACTATCACTAGGGTAACGGCACCCAAACTGAGCCTTACCCCTTCTCATGACATCCTGGCGGCCAAGGTTGGGAGAAGCTATGAGATAGAGCTAAATCTCACAAACTCCGGCACAAGCGATGCCGATGACGTGAGGATCGAGATAATAGCGCCGGATGGCGTGGAGATCGACGGCGGTAAGAATGAAGTTCAGATCGGCAGGATCGGCACGGGAGAATCCAAACCGGTTAAACTCGAAATAGTTCCCACATCGCCCGGCAGATATGAGCTGAACTTTGAGGCGATCTCCCCTCGAGGGGGATCCGCCAAGGCCGCTATCACCTTGGTGGCCGTGGCGAAGCCGGAGCTGAAGGTGGAGATCTCCGATAGCGAGGACCCTGTTATACTGGGTAACGGGTTCTCCTACACGATCCTCGTGACCAACGTGGGCTCGGCCAAGGCCGAAGCGGTTAAGCTGATGGATGAGATCCCGTCGAAGTTGAAATACCTCGATGCGAAAAGCCCTATCGGACAGCCTGCCCTCAAGGATGGAATCCTATCCCTCGATCTGGGAGAGATCGGACCGGGCGATAAGATAAAGGTCACATTAGACGTCAAGGCGGTCGAGGAAGGGGATGTGATAAACAGGGTTACGCTCCAATTCGCTGGTCCCGGCGGAAAGATAACCGCTGAGGAGATGACCAGTATAATCAACCCGGAGGGCAAATGA
- a CDS encoding mechanosensitive ion channel family protein yields MKTILDILNFKLFTIRNIAITPFLILEMTAFVVVSWIVSKQLQKILKSKLLSRTHLDEGTQFTILRLIHYLIMAIVIYQVINMIGLDLKGLALIAGVLSLGIGFGLQNIASNFASGLIMMFERPVRVGDLISVGDMEGVIKDIKIRSTTISTPDNISVIVPNSVFVSGQVINWTLGDPKIRIHIPVGVAYGSDIQLVTKLLMEIAREHPDVLDNPQPEVWFNEFGDSSLNFELLVWISSPTIRRRVISDINYAIEAAFREHGVEIPFPQQDVYVRSLPPLNVGRENTGG; encoded by the coding sequence ATGAAGACGATCCTCGATATCCTCAATTTCAAACTTTTCACGATCAGAAACATAGCCATAACTCCTTTCCTGATCCTAGAAATGACGGCTTTCGTCGTGGTCTCCTGGATAGTATCCAAGCAACTACAGAAGATCCTCAAAAGCAAGCTCCTCTCCAGAACGCATCTAGATGAAGGAACCCAGTTTACCATACTTAGATTGATACACTATCTGATCATGGCGATCGTGATCTATCAGGTCATAAACATGATAGGTCTGGATTTGAAGGGGTTGGCGCTTATAGCCGGCGTGCTTTCGCTTGGGATCGGCTTTGGGCTTCAGAATATCGCCTCGAATTTCGCCTCAGGCCTGATCATGATGTTTGAAAGGCCCGTCAGGGTCGGCGATCTGATCTCCGTCGGCGATATGGAAGGGGTGATAAAGGATATCAAGATAAGATCGACGACCATATCAACGCCGGATAACATCTCCGTTATCGTTCCCAATTCCGTTTTCGTCTCAGGCCAGGTGATAAACTGGACGTTAGGGGATCCGAAGATCAGAATACACATCCCCGTGGGCGTGGCGTATGGTTCTGACATTCAGCTTGTGACCAAGCTGTTGATGGAGATCGCAAGGGAGCATCCTGACGTGCTGGATAATCCACAGCCGGAAGTCTGGTTCAACGAGTTCGGCGATTCATCGCTGAACTTCGAGCTTCTGGTGTGGATCTCCTCGCCGACGATCAGAAGACGGGTGATAAGCGATATAAACTACGCCATTGAGGCTGCCTTTCGGGAACACGGGGTGGAGATCCCGTTCCCGCAACAGGACGTCTATGTTAGGAGCCTACCTCCCTTAAATGTCGGAAGGGAAAACACAGGAGGTTAA
- the nagA gene encoding N-acetylglucosamine-6-phosphate deacetylase, with protein sequence MRVFGKLYDTMRLSVIDIEDGVIRSITPSSQKPDGAIGDEDLILAPGLIDIQVNGFAGVSLNAEDVSTDTVYKMRESMIKTGVTAFCPTVTTGSHERMLRSIRAISEACTDKEMADYVVCIHMEGPYISEEDGPRGAHPKEHVRDPNWDEFMEFQEAAEGRIRYVTLAPERSGAVEFIERLADEGILPAIGHTGAETGHIQDAIKAGARLSTHLGNGAHARIRRHPNYIWDQLAADELYASIIPDGHHLPPSVVKCFIRCKGKGKVIGVTDAVFAAGMPPGVYGKVEVREDGRVGLIGTEYLAGSALRLDKGVGNLVKFAGINLEDAIRMCSSIPARLLGVDDRMGEIAVGKWANLILFRWDGESCRMELEYTIIKGNPFQV encoded by the coding sequence ATGAGGGTGTTCGGCAAGCTATATGACACGATGAGATTGAGCGTGATCGATATAGAGGATGGGGTGATAAGATCCATCACGCCATCATCCCAAAAGCCCGATGGTGCGATAGGAGACGAGGATTTGATCCTCGCTCCCGGGCTGATAGATATCCAGGTCAACGGATTCGCCGGTGTGAGCCTCAACGCCGAGGATGTCTCGACGGATACGGTCTATAAGATGAGGGAATCGATGATAAAGACCGGTGTGACGGCCTTCTGTCCCACCGTTACGACGGGATCACATGAGAGGATGTTGCGCTCGATAAGGGCGATCTCAGAAGCATGCACCGATAAGGAGATGGCCGATTACGTCGTATGTATCCACATGGAGGGACCTTATATCTCCGAGGAGGATGGACCGCGCGGGGCTCACCCTAAGGAACACGTGCGCGATCCGAACTGGGATGAATTCATGGAGTTTCAAGAGGCGGCTGAGGGACGGATAAGATATGTCACGCTCGCACCTGAAAGGTCGGGCGCTGTGGAATTCATCGAAAGGCTCGCTGATGAGGGTATCCTACCGGCCATCGGACATACCGGCGCCGAGACGGGACATATCCAGGACGCGATAAAGGCGGGCGCGAGGCTTTCAACCCACCTAGGCAACGGTGCTCATGCCAGGATAAGGCGACACCCTAACTATATCTGGGATCAACTGGCCGCTGATGAGCTCTATGCCAGCATTATACCCGACGGCCATCACCTCCCCCCCAGCGTCGTCAAATGTTTCATCAGATGCAAGGGTAAGGGGAAGGTGATAGGGGTCACAGATGCTGTCTTTGCCGCCGGGATGCCGCCCGGTGTCTACGGGAAGGTTGAAGTCAGAGAAGACGGCAGGGTGGGACTGATCGGAACGGAGTATCTGGCCGGATCAGCTCTGAGGTTAGATAAAGGGGTGGGGAATCTGGTCAAATTCGCCGGGATCAATCTGGAGGATGCCATCAGGATGTGTTCCTCAATTCCCGCTCGGCTTCTGGGGGTGGATGATAGAATGGGCGAGATAGCGGTTGGAAAATGGGCCAATCTGATTCTGTTCAGATGGGATGGGGAAAGCTGTAGGATGGAGCTGGAGTACACGATCATCAAGGGAAATCCCTTCCAGGTGTGA